The Bradyrhizobium oligotrophicum S58 genome contains the following window.
TGCGCGAGGTTCTGCAGCGGCAGCGGGTGACGGCGGTGCTGCTGCCGCCGGCGGCGCTGGCAGCCTTGCCGGTGGCATTGCTGCCTGAGCTGAAGGTCCTGATCGCGGGCGGCGAGGCCTGCACGGCCGAGCTGCTGCGGCCGTGGCTTGCGGGCCGCAGCGTGTTCAACGCCTACGGCCCGACCGAGGCCAGCGTATGCACGACGATGGCTCGCTGCGGTGACGAGCGCCGTCCGCCGATCGGCCGTGCCTTGCCGAACACCCGGGTTTACCTCCTGGACGCACGACTTGAACCGGTGCCGATCGGCGTTGCGGGCGAGCTCTACATCGGCGGCGTCGGATTGGCGCGGGGCTATCTGCACCGCCCCTCGCTGACCGCGGAGCGGTTCGTGCCGAGTCCATTCGCGCGTGGCGAGCGGCTGTATCGCACCGGGGACCTGGCGCGGTGGCGGGCGGATGGCGCGCTGGATTATCTCGGCCGGCTCGACCACCAGGTGAAGCTGCGCGGCTTCCGCATCGAGCTCGGTGAGATCGAGGCGGCGCTGTCGGCGCAAACAGGGATCGCCCAGGCGGCGGTAGTGCTGCGCGAGGATGGCGGCGGCAAGCGGCTGGTGGGCTATGTGGTGGCGCAGCCTGAGACCCAGCTCGATGTCGAGAGCCTGCGTCAGCAGCTGCAGCGATCGCTGCCGGACTACATGGTGCCGTCGGCGATCGTGGCGCTGGCGTCGCTGCCGCTGACACCGAACGGCAAGCTCGACCGCAATGCGCTGCCGGCGCCGGATCGTCGCCGTGACGGCGCCGACCAGCCGCCGCGCAACCCGGTCGAGACCGTGCTCGCCGGCCTGTTCGCCGACGTGCTCAACCTCGAACGTGTCGGCATCCACGACAACTTCTTCGAGCTCGGCGGCCATTCGTTGCTGGCGATGCAACTGCTCGAACGTATCAGGGCCACGCTCGGCATCGCACTGCCCGTTCGTCTGATCTTCATGGCCCCGACAATTGCAGGGCTGGCGGAGCATGCGGAGCAGGCACTCGCGAGCGAGATCGAAACGATGACGCCGGCAGAAATCGAAATCGCCTTGCAGGACCTGGACCGGATCGAACTCCAGTCCATCGAATCCGTGAGTTGAGCCGGAGCATCAGAGATGACCGATATTGCATCGTTGCGACGAGAGCTGCTGCAGCGCCGGCTCGCGACGGCCGCGGTGGGGCGGCCTGGATCTCCGGGCATTCCCCGTCTCGCCCAGGTCGAAGCGCCGCTCTCGCATGGCCAGGAGCGGCTGTGGTTCGTGGAGCAGCTTGGCCTGTCCGGCAGCAGCTATCTGGTGACGGCGGCGGTACGTCTGGTGGGGAAGCTGGATGCCGACGCGCTGTCGGCGGCGTTGAGCGACGTGGTGCGGCGGCATGAGAGCCTGCGGACGCGGTTCGAGGTGCGCGGCGAGAGCGCGATGCAGGTGATTGATCCGCCATGGCCGGTGGCGCTGGCACCGGAGATGGTCGCGACGGAGGACGAGGCGCGGCAACGGGCGGACGCGCTGATGCGGCAGCCGTTCGATCTGTCACGAGACCGGCTGTTGCGCGTGGCGCTGTTGCAGATGTCGCCCGACGTGCACGTGCTGGTGCTGTCGATGCATCACATCGTGTCGGATGGCTGGTCGATGGGGGTCCTGCTCGGCGAGGTCGAGACGCTGTATGCGGCGTTCTGCACGGGGCGGCCGTCACCGCTGCCGGACTTGCCGATCCAATATGCCGACTATGCGGTGTGGCAGCGGCGCTGGCTGGAGGAGACCGCGCTGCAGCGGCAGCTCGACTACTGGACGACGCAGCTTGCCGGCGCGCCGGTCGGCATCGAGCTGGCCACCGACCGGCCGCGGCCGGCAGTGCCGAGCCTCCGCGGCGCGGTGCACCGGTTCTCAGTGGAGTCGACCTGCACGGCGGCGCTGACGGCGCTGGCACGGCAGGAAGGTGCGACGCTGTTCATGGTGCTGCTGGCTGCTTACGACGTGCTGCTGTCGCGCTGGAGCGGGCAGGACGATGTGGTGGTGGGGACGCCGGTCGCGGGCCGCAGCCGGATCGAGACCGAGCGGCTGATCGGCTTCTTCGTCAACATGCTGGCATTGCGCTGCGACGTCTCGGGCGCCGGCTCATTCCGCGACGTGCTGCGGCAGATCAAGGCGACCGCGCTCGACGCCTATGCGCATCAGGACCTGCCGTTCGAGAAGCTGGTGGAGGCGCTGCATCCGGTCCGCGATCTCAGCCGCGAGCCGGTGTTCCAAATGGTGTTCGCGCTGCAGAACACACCGCAGCGTTCGCGCGGTCTGCCCGGGCTGAAGCTGGAGCCGTTCGCGGCGGACGCGGTGGCGGCGAAGTTCGATCTCGAACTGGCGATGACCGAGGAGCAGGGCGGCCTGGCGGCGACGCTGGTCTATGCCACGGACCTGTTCGATGCCGACACGATCGCGCGGCTGGCGGAGCATTTCGTCCGGCTGCTGCAGGGCATCGCGGCGAACCCCGACGGGCGTCTGTCGGAGCTGAGCCTGCTGAGTGCTGCGGAGCGGCAGCAGCTTGTGGCGTGGAGCGGCGGCAGCGCGGTCTATGCGCAGGATCGCTGTTTGCACGAGCTGTTCGCGGAGCAGGCGGAACGGGATCCGGCAGCGGTCGCGCTGGTGATGGATGACGCGGAGCTGAGCTATGGCGCGCTGGAGCGGCGAGCCAATCAGCTCGCGCATCATCTGCAGAGCCTCGGCGTCGGCCCCGACGTCATCGTTGGACTGTGTGTGGAGCGTTCGCTCGACATGGTGGTCGGCGTGCTCGGCATCCTCAAGGCGGGCGGCGCGTACCTGCCGCTCGATCCGCGTTATCCGGCGGAGCGGCTGGCCTATATGCTGGATGATGCCAAGGTGAACGTGCTGGTGACGCAGGCGGCGCTGCTGGAGCGGCTGCCGGCGGCGGATACGACGTTGGTGCGGCTCGATGCAGATGCTGCCGCCATCGCGGCGCATCCGGACATTGCGCCAGTCACGGCCTGCGATGCGGATCACCTGGCCTATGTGATCTACACCTCCGGCTCGACGGGACGGCCGAAGGGAGTGATGACGTCGCATCGCGGCATCATGAACCTGGCCGATGCGCAGCTCGACCAGCTGCCGCTCACGGCGAGCGACCGCATCCTGCAGTTCGCGTCGATCAGCTTCGATGCGGCGGTGTGGGATCTGGTGATGAGCTGGCGGGTGGGCGCGGCGCTGGTGCTGGCGGCCCAGCATGATCTGATGCCGGGCGAGCCGCTGCGCGAGGTTCTGCAGCGGCAGCGGGTGACGGCGGTGCTGCTGCCGCCGGCGGCGCTGGCAGCCTTGCCGGTGGCATTGCTGCCTGAGCTGAAGGTCCTGATCGCGGGCGGCGAGGCCTGCACGGCCGAGCTGCTGCGGCCGTGGCTCGCGGGCCGCAGCGTGTTCAACGCCTACGGCCCGACCGAGTCCAGCGTGTGCACGACGATGGCTCGCTGCGGTGACGAGCGCCGTCCGCCGATCGGCCGTGCCTTGCCGAACACCCGGGTTTACCTCCTGGACGCACGACTTGAACCGGTGCCGATCGGCGTTGCGGGCGAGCTCTACATCGGCGGCGTCGGATTGGCGCGGGGCTATCTGCACCGCCCCTCGCTGACCGCGGAGCGGTTCGTGCCGAGTCCATTCGCGCGTGGCGAGCGGCTGTATCGCACCGGGGACCTGGCGCGGTGGCGGGCGGATGGCGCGCTGGATTATCTCGGCCGGCTCGACCACCAGGTGAAGCTGCGCGGCTTCCGCATCGAGCTCGGTGAGATCGAGGCGGCGCTGTCGGCGCAAACAGGGATCGCCCAGGCGGCGGTAGTGCTGCGCGAGGATGGCGGCGGCAAGCGGCTGGTGGGCTATGTGGTGGCGCAGCCTGAGACCCAGCTCGATGTCGAGAGCCTGCGTCAGCAGCTGCAGCGATCGCTGCCGGACTACATGGTGCCGTCGGCGATCGTGGCGCTGGCGTCGCTGCCGCTGACACCGAACGGCAAGCTCGACCGCAATGCGCTGCCGGCGCCGGATCGTCGCCGTGACGGCGCCGACCAGCCGCCGCGCAACCCGGTCGAGACCGTGCTCGCCGGCCTGTTCGCCGACGTGCTCAACCTCGAACGTGTCGGCATCCACGACAACTTCTTCGAGCTCGGCGGCGACTCGATTCAGTCCATGCAGGTGGTATCGCGTGCGCGGGCTGCGGGGATCGCGATCACGCCTCGACAGATCTTTCAGCATCAAACGGTCGCCGCGCTGGCCCGCACGGCCGCTGCGTCGCAAAGTCCTGCCGAGCCGGATCAGATCGGAGGACCATCGCCACTGATCCCGATCCAGCATTGGTTCTTTGCTCAATCCGGCCCGATCAACTACTTCAATCAATCCGTGTTGCTGCAGGTGCCGCCCGACATCAGGCCTGCGCGGCTCGAGCGCGCGATTGCGTCACTCCTGATCCATCATGACGCGCTGCGCAGCCGCTTTGTCCAGGACGCGACTGGCTGGCGGCAGGAGCCCCTCTCGGTTGGAGACGTCCCGGTCACGCTCGTCCATGTCGACCTCGCCGAGCTCGCGCCACAGCTCCGCGCCGAACAGCTGACCGCGGCCGCTGCGACGCTTCAGGGAAGCCTGGATCCGACGGACGGCCGGCTCGTCGCCGCGGCATGGTTCGACTTCGGCGCCGAGACACCCGGGCGGCTGTTGCTGGTGATCCATCATCTGGTTGTCGATGGCGTCTCGTGGCGGATCATCATTGAGGATTTGATGGCTGGCTACGACCAGCTCGAACGCGGAGAGACCATCACTCTGCCGGAGAAGGCAACATCGTTCGGGAGCTGGGCAAGACGGCTGGCGAACCATGCGCAGGGAGTCCAAGCGGTCGGCGAACTCGAATACTGGATATCGACCTGTCGAGATGCCCTGCCACTGTCCGTCGACCGCACGATGGGTCTGCGCCATCAGACCTACGGAGAAACCGAGAGCCTGACGACCGAGCTGTCGGCCGACGAGACCCAGGCGCTCTTGACCGAGGTGCCGAAAGCCTATCACAGCCGGATCAACGACGTTTTGCTCGCCGCGCTCGGCGTCGGGCTGGCTGATTGGCGCGCCGCACGGGGCGCGAGGGAGACGGTCAGTCTCGTCGACCTCGAAGGGCATGGCCGGGATGATATCTTCGAAAGCGTCGATTTGTCCCGCACCGTCGGCTGGTTCACCACGATGTTTCCCGTCCGGCTCGACGCCGGAGGGATTGATATCGCTGATGTCAGGAGCGGCGGTCCCGCCGCGGGAACGGTGCTGCGGCGAACCAAGGACTACCTCCGTGATGTGCCGCAAGACGGCATCGGCTGGGGCCTTCTGCGCCACCTGAATGAAAAGACGGCCGGCATCCTGCAAGCGCTGCCGCGTGCGTCGGTCAGCTTCAACTATCTTGGACGCTTCGATCAACGCAATGCGGCGGGGTGGCAGCTGGCGCTCGAAGACCCGGGCCCGGTGATCGCGCCGGAGCGGGAGAGGGATCATCTGCTCGAAATCGTCTCGGTGATCAGAGGCGACGCGTTGCTCATCGAGTGGCGGTGGTCGCCTGGCGCGCATGATCGGGCCTCGATCGCAGATCTGGCCGAACGCTTCATGGCGGCGCTGACGGGATTGATTCGTCATTGCCGCGCACGTCAGGTGGGACAGTTCACGCGCTCCGATTTTTCGCTGGTCGAGCTCGACGAAGCTCGCCTGAACCTGCTCCAGGACAGATACCCTGATATCGACGATATCTGGCCGCTCGGTCCGATGCAGCATATCATGCTCACGCATGCGCGCCGCGCGCCGGACAGCGGCGCCTACCATGAGCAACTCTGGCTGACCCTCGAGGGAGCGCTGGATGAACATGCGCTCGATACGGCTTGGCAGGGATTGATC
Protein-coding sequences here:
- a CDS encoding non-ribosomal peptide synthetase, producing the protein MTDIASLRRELLQRRLATAAVGRPGSPGIPRLAQVEAPLSHGQERLWFVEQLGLSGSSYLVTAAVRLVGKLDADALSAALSDVVRRHESLRTRFEVRGESAMQVIDPPWPVALAPEMVATEDEARQRADALMRQPFDLSRDRLLRVALLQMSPDVHVLVLSMHHIVSDGWSMGVLLGEVETLYAAFCTGRPSPLPDLPIQYADYAVWQRRWLEETALQRQLDYWTTQLAGAPVGIELATDRPRPAVPSLRGAVHRFSVESTCTAALTALARQEGATLFMVLLAAYDVLLSRWSGQDDVVVGTPVAGRSRIETERLIGFFVNMLALRCDVSGAGSFRDVLRQIKATALDAYAHQDLPFEKLVEALHPVRDLSREPVFQMVFALQNTPQRSRGLPGLKLEPFAADAVAAKFDLELAMTEEQGGLAATLVYATDLFDADTIARLAEHFVRLLQGIAANPDGRLSELSLLSAAERQQLVAWSGGSAVYAQDRCLHELFAEQAERDPAAVALVMDDAELSYGALERRANQLAHHLQSLGVGPDVIVGLCVERSLDMVVGVLGILKAGGAYLPLDPRYPAERLAYMLDDAKVNVLVTQAALLERLPAADTTLVRLDADAAAIAAHPDIAPVTACDADHLAYVIYTSGSTGRPKGVMTSHRGIMNLADAQLDQLPLTASDRILQFASISFDAAVWDLVMSWRVGAALVLAAQHDLMPGEPLREVLQRQRVTAVLLPPAALAALPVALLPELKVLIAGGEACTAELLRPWLAGRSVFNAYGPTESSVCTTMARCGDERRPPIGRALPNTRVYLLDARLEPVPIGVAGELYIGGVGLARGYLHRPSLTAERFVPSPFARGERLYRTGDLARWRADGALDYLGRLDHQVKLRGFRIELGEIEAALSAQTGIAQAAVVLREDGGGKRLVGYVVAQPETQLDVESLRQQLQRSLPDYMVPSAIVALASLPLTPNGKLDRNALPAPDRRRDGADQPPRNPVETVLAGLFADVLNLERVGIHDNFFELGGDSIQSMQVVSRARAAGIAITPRQIFQHQTVAALARTAAASQSPAEPDQIGGPSPLIPIQHWFFAQSGPINYFNQSVLLQVPPDIRPARLERAIASLLIHHDALRSRFVQDATGWRQEPLSVGDVPVTLVHVDLAELAPQLRAEQLTAAAATLQGSLDPTDGRLVAAAWFDFGAETPGRLLLVIHHLVVDGVSWRIIIEDLMAGYDQLERGETITLPEKATSFGSWARRLANHAQGVQAVGELEYWISTCRDALPLSVDRTMGLRHQTYGETESLTTELSADETQALLTEVPKAYHSRINDVLLAALGVGLADWRAARGARETVSLVDLEGHGRDDIFESVDLSRTVGWFTTMFPVRLDAGGIDIADVRSGGPAAGTVLRRTKDYLRDVPQDGIGWGLLRHLNEKTAGILQALPRASVSFNYLGRFDQRNAAGWQLALEDPGPVIAPERERDHLLEIVSVIRGDALLIEWRWSPGAHDRASIADLAERFMAALTGLIRHCRARQVGQFTRSDFSLVELDEARLNLLQDRYPDIDDIWPLGPMQHIMLTHARRAPDSGAYHEQLWLTLEGALDEHALDTAWQGLIARHGSLRVAFPDDDGDPVQIVRRTARPRLFFADWTALPPDVMESDLATFLAEDRAGGFDLSGGDVLRAALLRHSRTRHTLVLSFHHILLDGWSVPMVLRELLELYDAAHQDRTPMLPAPASYRDYLAWHGSADRNTSRAFWTSRLNGADLPCRLNLPSGSATETADSAGEVHARILERLTAKIQTAAQALRVTANTLVQAAWSLALARQADGGAEQLFGMTTAVRPGDVKGVERIVGLCTNNLPRRIKLLRDLRLAEWLAELQAGQAEEQMHDRCLLSEIQGWLDLPSDQRMFESVVVFENYPANHSIAGHEVDDPDRIRVVSFGSFEAGLDFPLCLVISLDSCMSFRLIFGRRRFDASAMKRLLDDVVELVLAIVANPEQRVADLWPGQGSPLMMYRASDDDVAGDAAPVPMR